A genomic window from Pseudomonas alcaligenes includes:
- the ispG gene encoding flavodoxin-dependent (E)-4-hydroxy-3-methylbut-2-enyl-diphosphate synthase: MHCESPIKRRPSRKIWVGSVPVGGDAPIAVQSMTNTETCDVEATVGQIRRLEDAGADIVRVSVPSMEAAEAFGRIKQQVRVPLVADIHFDYQIALRVAELGVDCLRINPGNIGREDRVRAVVEAARDKGIPIRIGVNAGSLEKDLQKKYGEPTPEALVESALRHVEHLDRLNFPDFKVSVKASDVFMAVAAYRLLAKQIEQPLHLGITEAGGLRSGTVKSAVGLGMLLAEGIGDTIRISLAADPVEEIKVGYDILKSLRLRSRGINFIACPSCSRQNFDVVKTMNELEQRVEDLLVPLDVAVIGCVVNGPGEAKEAHIGLTGGTPNNLVYIDGAPASKLTNDNLVDELEKLIRRKAAEKAEADAAVIARG; encoded by the coding sequence ATGCATTGCGAATCCCCCATCAAGCGTCGCCCGTCCCGCAAGATCTGGGTCGGCTCGGTACCGGTCGGTGGCGATGCGCCGATCGCGGTCCAGAGCATGACCAACACCGAGACCTGTGACGTCGAGGCCACCGTCGGCCAGATCCGTCGCCTGGAAGATGCCGGCGCCGACATCGTGCGCGTCTCGGTGCCCTCCATGGAGGCGGCCGAGGCCTTCGGCAGGATCAAGCAGCAGGTGCGCGTGCCGCTGGTTGCCGACATCCATTTCGACTACCAGATCGCCCTGCGCGTGGCCGAGCTGGGCGTCGACTGCCTGCGCATCAACCCGGGCAATATCGGCCGCGAGGACCGGGTCAGGGCTGTGGTCGAGGCCGCCCGTGACAAGGGCATCCCGATCCGCATCGGGGTCAACGCCGGCTCCCTGGAGAAGGACCTGCAGAAGAAGTACGGCGAGCCGACGCCCGAGGCGCTGGTGGAATCCGCGCTGCGCCATGTCGAGCACCTGGACCGCCTGAACTTCCCGGACTTCAAGGTCAGCGTGAAGGCTTCCGACGTGTTCATGGCCGTCGCAGCCTATCGCCTGCTGGCCAAGCAGATCGAGCAGCCGCTGCACCTGGGCATCACCGAGGCTGGTGGCCTGCGTTCCGGCACCGTGAAGTCGGCGGTGGGCCTGGGCATGCTGCTGGCCGAGGGCATCGGCGACACCATCCGCATCTCCCTGGCCGCCGATCCGGTGGAGGAGATCAAGGTCGGTTACGACATCCTCAAGTCCCTGCGCCTGCGCTCGCGCGGCATCAACTTCATCGCTTGCCCGAGCTGCTCGCGGCAGAACTTCGACGTGGTCAAGACCATGAACGAGCTGGAGCAGCGGGTCGAGGACCTGCTGGTGCCGCTCGACGTCGCGGTGATCGGCTGCGTGGTCAACGGCCCGGGCGAGGCCAAGGAGGCGCATATCGGCCTCACCGGCGGCACGCCGAACAACCTAGTGTACATCGACGGCGCCCCGGCCTCGAAGCTGACCAACGACAATCTGGTGGATGAGCTGGAGAAGCTGATCCGCCGCAAGGCGGCCGAGAAGGCCGAGGCCGACGCGGCTGTGATCGCCCGCGGCTGA
- a CDS encoding RodZ domain-containing protein produces MKASHPEVVAAHRVNPGETLRKVRESKSLALGDVAVQLNLTAQALRNLEAGAFELLPGHTFARGYVRAYAKLMGLDPSRLVSEFDQYTGTDASGSSVASLARIEEPARVSQSLVKFFSVVALVALAGVGFFWWQGETARLGGEVANGSIEHVEVEAADGTTEIHPLDEPEDQAVVEAQAQVPLAELPPVVAPVPADQPPAGETPAAAATQSSPVAPGEVQPPVVAEVPPSAPQASAPLAVEPAPVTEPVPSAEAPSTPAPAAPVTAAAGQALVNLQFTADCWTQLTDADGKVLLSALKRRGDSVELAGKAPLELRLGYARGAVVLVNGQAVDVAPHIHGETARLKLGQ; encoded by the coding sequence ATGAAAGCCTCGCATCCTGAAGTTGTTGCCGCGCACCGGGTCAACCCTGGCGAGACGCTGCGCAAGGTGCGCGAAAGCAAGAGCCTGGCGCTCGGCGACGTCGCCGTGCAACTTAACCTGACCGCGCAGGCGCTGCGCAATCTCGAGGCCGGTGCTTTCGAGCTGCTGCCCGGGCATACCTTCGCCCGCGGCTACGTGCGTGCCTATGCCAAGCTGATGGGCCTGGATCCCAGCCGCCTGGTCAGCGAGTTCGACCAGTACACCGGCACCGATGCCAGTGGCAGCAGCGTCGCCAGCCTGGCGCGCATCGAGGAGCCGGCGCGGGTGTCGCAGAGCCTGGTCAAGTTCTTCAGCGTGGTGGCCCTGGTCGCCCTGGCCGGTGTCGGCTTCTTCTGGTGGCAGGGTGAGACGGCGCGCCTGGGTGGCGAAGTCGCCAACGGCAGCATCGAGCATGTGGAGGTCGAGGCCGCCGACGGCACCACCGAGATCCACCCGCTCGACGAGCCGGAAGACCAGGCCGTGGTCGAAGCGCAGGCCCAGGTGCCGCTGGCCGAGCTGCCGCCGGTGGTAGCGCCGGTCCCCGCCGACCAGCCCCCGGCCGGCGAGACGCCGGCCGCTGCCGCGACCCAATCGTCCCCGGTCGCCCCGGGTGAGGTGCAACCGCCAGTGGTCGCCGAGGTGCCGCCGAGCGCCCCGCAGGCCAGCGCGCCGTTAGCCGTCGAGCCCGCCCCGGTCACCGAGCCTGTTCCGTCGGCCGAGGCGCCGAGCACACCGGCACCTGCCGCCCCCGTGACTGCCGCAGCCGGCCAGGCCCTGGTCAACCTGCAGTTCACCGCCGATTGCTGGACCCAGCTGACCGATGCCGATGGCAAGGTTCTGCTCAGCGCCCTCAAGCGCCGCGGCGACAGCGTCGAGCTGGCCGGCAAGGCGCCGCTGGAGCTGCGCCTGGGGTATGCCCGTGGCGCCGTGGTACTGGTCAATGGCCAGGCGGTCGACGTCGCCCCCCACATCCACGGCGAGACCGCCCGCCTCAAGCTGGGGCAGTGA
- the pilW gene encoding type IV pilus biogenesis/stability protein PilW, with amino-acid sequence MTLRTALYLSLVCLLAGCVRIGGQTDPLKSDQGRDAARDAYIQLGLGHLQQGSTEKAKEPLKKALELDSSSADAHGILGLVFQQEMEPKLADQHFRKSISLSKGEARLHNNYGGFLYEQKRYPEALEQFTIASQDTLYPERSRVFENLGLTSLQMGQREQAKQYFERALRMNSNRPIALLNMAQLSFEDGQYVPARGYYKNFSDQARQTPQSLLLGIRLAKVFDDRDQAASLGLQLKRFYPGTPEYQQYLSEQ; translated from the coding sequence ATGACCTTGCGCACTGCGCTCTATCTGTCTCTTGTCTGCCTGTTGGCAGGGTGTGTCAGGATCGGTGGGCAGACGGACCCGCTGAAGTCCGACCAGGGGCGGGACGCGGCACGCGATGCCTATATCCAGCTCGGTCTCGGGCACCTGCAGCAGGGCTCTACCGAGAAGGCCAAGGAACCGCTGAAGAAGGCCCTGGAACTGGACTCTTCCAGCGCCGACGCGCACGGTATCCTGGGGCTGGTGTTCCAGCAGGAAATGGAGCCCAAGCTGGCCGACCAGCATTTCCGCAAGTCGATCTCCCTGAGTAAGGGCGAGGCACGCCTGCACAACAACTATGGTGGCTTCCTCTACGAGCAGAAGCGCTATCCGGAAGCCCTGGAGCAGTTCACCATCGCGTCCCAGGACACCCTCTATCCGGAGCGTTCGCGGGTCTTCGAGAACCTCGGCCTGACTTCCCTGCAGATGGGCCAGCGCGAGCAGGCCAAGCAGTATTTCGAGCGGGCCCTGCGGATGAACAGCAATCGTCCGATCGCCCTGCTGAACATGGCCCAGCTATCCTTCGAGGATGGCCAGTACGTACCGGCGCGCGGCTATTACAAGAACTTCAGCGATCAGGCCCGGCAGACGCCGCAGAGCCTGCTGCTGGGCATTCGCCTGGCCAAGGTGTTCGATGACCGCGACCAGGCGGCCAGCCTCGGCCTGCAGCTGAAGCGCTTCTATCCGGGTACCCCGGAATATCAGCAATACCTGTCGGAGCAGTGA
- the rlmN gene encoding 23S rRNA (adenine(2503)-C(2))-methyltransferase RlmN yields the protein MTDVAKTNLLGLTQPELESFFESIGEKRFRAGQVMKWIHHFGVEDFDAMSNLGKALREKLKACAEIRGPEIVSQDISADGTRKWVVRVASGSCVETVYIPQGGRGTLCVSSQAGCALDCSFCSTGKQGFNSDLTAAEIIGQVWIANKSFGTVPAKIDRAITNVVMMGMGEPLLNFDNVVPAMQIMMDDLGYGISKRKVTLSTSGVVPMIDKLATVTDVSLALSLHAPNDELRNQLVPLNKKYPLDVLLPACRRYIDGLGEKRYLTVEYTLLKDVNDQPEHAAQMIALLKDFPCKINLIPFNPFPFSGYERPSNNAIRRFQDLLHKAGFNVTVRTTRGDDIDAACGQLVGQVQDRTRRSERYIAVRQLGSEAEEPRTANRN from the coding sequence ATGACTGATGTAGCCAAGACCAACCTGCTGGGGCTGACCCAGCCCGAGCTGGAAAGCTTCTTCGAGAGCATCGGGGAAAAGCGTTTCCGCGCCGGTCAGGTCATGAAATGGATTCACCACTTCGGCGTCGAGGATTTCGACGCCATGAGCAATCTCGGCAAGGCCCTGCGCGAAAAGCTCAAGGCCTGCGCCGAGATTCGCGGTCCCGAGATCGTCAGCCAGGACATCTCCGCCGACGGCACCCGCAAGTGGGTGGTGCGTGTGGCGTCCGGCAGCTGCGTCGAGACCGTGTACATCCCGCAAGGCGGCCGCGGCACCCTCTGTGTGTCCTCGCAGGCCGGCTGTGCGCTGGATTGCAGTTTCTGCTCCACCGGCAAGCAGGGCTTCAACAGCGACCTGACTGCCGCGGAAATCATCGGCCAGGTGTGGATTGCCAACAAATCCTTCGGCACCGTACCGGCCAAGATCGACCGTGCCATCACCAACGTGGTGATGATGGGCATGGGCGAGCCCCTGCTGAATTTCGACAATGTCGTGCCGGCCATGCAGATCATGATGGACGACCTCGGCTACGGCATTTCCAAGCGCAAGGTGACTCTGTCCACCTCCGGCGTGGTGCCGATGATCGACAAGCTGGCGACCGTCACCGACGTGTCCCTGGCCCTGTCGCTGCACGCACCGAACGACGAGCTGCGCAACCAGTTGGTGCCGCTCAACAAGAAATACCCGCTGGACGTTCTGCTGCCGGCCTGTCGTCGCTACATCGACGGCCTGGGCGAGAAGCGCTACCTGACCGTCGAGTACACCCTGCTCAAGGACGTCAACGACCAGCCGGAACACGCTGCGCAGATGATCGCACTTCTCAAGGATTTCCCTTGCAAGATCAATCTGATTCCGTTTAATCCCTTCCCCTTCTCCGGTTACGAACGGCCGAGCAACAACGCCATCCGTCGCTTCCAGGACCTGTTGCACAAGGCCGGCTTCAACGTCACCGTGCGCACCACCCGTGGTGACGACATCGACGCCGCCTGCGGGCAGCTGGTCGGCCAGGTGCAGGACCGCACCCGTCGCAGCGAGCGTTATATCGCCGTACGTCAGCTGGGTAGCGAGGCCGAAGAGCCCCGCACCGCCAACCGAAATTGA
- the ndk gene encoding nucleoside-diphosphate kinase produces the protein MAVQRTFSIIKPDAVAKNVIGEITTRFEKAGLRVVASKMVQLSEREAAGFYAEHSERGFFKDLVAFMTSGPVIVQVLEGENAVAKNRELMGATNPKEAAPGTIRADFAVSIDENAVHGSDSEASAAREIAYFFSATEVCARIR, from the coding sequence ATGGCTGTTCAACGTACTTTCTCCATCATCAAGCCGGATGCCGTTGCCAAGAACGTCATCGGTGAAATCACCACCCGTTTCGAGAAGGCCGGCCTGCGCGTCGTCGCTTCCAAGATGGTCCAGCTGTCCGAGCGCGAAGCTGCCGGCTTCTACGCCGAGCACAGCGAGCGTGGCTTCTTCAAGGATCTGGTCGCCTTCATGACCTCCGGTCCGGTCATCGTCCAGGTTCTGGAAGGCGAGAACGCCGTTGCCAAGAACCGTGAGCTGATGGGCGCCACCAACCCGAAAGAAGCCGCTCCGGGCACCATCCGCGCCGATTTCGCCGTTTCCATCGACGAAAACGCCGTGCACGGTTCCGACTCCGAGGCTTCCGCCGCTCGCGAGATCGCCTACTTCTTCTCCGCCACCGAGGTGTGCGCTCGCATTCGCTAA
- the iscX gene encoding Fe-S cluster assembly protein IscX, which produces MSLKWTDVLDIAIELAESKPEVDPRYVNFVDLHRWVLALPDFADDPQRGGEKVLEAIQAAWIEELD; this is translated from the coding sequence ATGAGCCTGAAATGGACCGATGTGCTGGATATCGCCATCGAGCTGGCCGAGAGCAAGCCGGAGGTCGATCCGCGCTACGTCAACTTCGTCGACTTGCATCGCTGGGTGCTGGCCCTGCCGGACTTCGCCGACGATCCGCAGCGTGGCGGCGAGAAGGTGCTGGAGGCCATTCAGGCGGCCTGGATCGAAGAGCTCGACTGA
- the fdx gene encoding ISC system 2Fe-2S type ferredoxin, giving the protein MPQVIFLPHEKFCPEGMVVEAEPGTSILELAHANHIEMESACGGVCACTTCHCIIREGFDSLEEADELEEDFLDRAWGLEAQSRLACQAKVGTEDLTVEIPKYSLNHAAEAPH; this is encoded by the coding sequence ATGCCGCAGGTCATTTTTCTGCCACACGAGAAATTCTGCCCCGAAGGCATGGTCGTCGAGGCCGAGCCGGGCACGTCCATTCTCGAGCTGGCGCATGCCAATCACATCGAGATGGAAAGTGCCTGTGGTGGCGTCTGCGCCTGTACCACCTGCCACTGCATCATTCGCGAGGGCTTCGACTCGCTGGAAGAGGCGGACGAGCTGGAGGAGGACTTCCTCGATCGCGCCTGGGGCCTGGAGGCGCAGTCGCGCCTGGCCTGCCAGGCCAAGGTCGGCACCGAAGACCTGACCGTCGAGATCCCGAAATACTCGCTCAACCACGCCGCCGAAGCGCCGCACTGA
- the hscA gene encoding Fe-S protein assembly chaperone HscA, with protein sequence MALLQIAEPGQSPQPHQRRLAVGIDLGTTNSLVAAVRSGLAAPLADAEGQVILPSAVRYHAERVEVGQSAKAAAAQDPFNTVMSVKRLMGRGVADIKQLGDQLPYRFVEGESHMPFIDTVQGAKSPVEVSADILKVLRQRAEASLGGELVGAVITVPAYFDDAQRQATKDAARLAGLNVLRLLNEPTAAAVAYGLDKGAEGVVAIYDLGGGTFDISILRLTRGVFEVLATGGDSALGGDDFDHAIAGWIIEQAGLSSDLDPSMQRSLLQAACAAKEALTSSAAVEVRHGGWSGELSRARFEALVEPLIARSLKACRRAVRDAGIELEEVEAVVMVGGSTRVPRVRAAVGELFGREPLTDIDPDQVVAIGAAIQADTLAGNQRGAGDELLLLDVIPLSLGLETMGGLMEKVVPRNTTIPVARAQDFTTYKDGQTAMVIHVLQGERELVKDCRSLARFELRGIPPMVAGAAKIRVTFQVDADGLLSVAARELGSGVEASIQVKPSYGLTDGEIARMLQDSFQNAGGDKVARALREQQVEAERLLEAVQSALDADGERLLSEEERIAILAAMDELREQAAGNDAHAIEQQAKRLAQITDAFAARRMDATVKAALSGRKLNEIEDN encoded by the coding sequence ATGGCCCTACTGCAGATCGCCGAGCCCGGGCAGAGCCCGCAACCCCACCAGCGCCGCTTGGCGGTGGGTATCGACCTGGGTACCACCAATTCGCTGGTTGCTGCCGTGCGCAGCGGTCTCGCCGCGCCGCTGGCCGACGCCGAGGGGCAGGTGATTCTGCCGTCGGCGGTGCGCTACCACGCCGAGCGGGTCGAGGTCGGCCAGTCGGCCAAGGCCGCCGCCGCGCAGGACCCCTTCAATACCGTGATGTCGGTCAAGCGCCTGATGGGGCGCGGCGTGGCGGACATCAAGCAGCTTGGCGACCAGCTGCCCTATCGTTTCGTCGAGGGCGAATCGCACATGCCGTTCATCGACACCGTGCAGGGCGCCAAGAGTCCGGTGGAGGTCTCCGCCGATATCCTCAAGGTGCTGCGCCAGCGTGCCGAGGCCAGCCTCGGTGGCGAGCTGGTCGGTGCGGTGATCACCGTGCCGGCCTATTTCGACGATGCCCAGCGCCAGGCCACGAAGGATGCCGCCCGTCTGGCCGGCCTCAATGTGCTGCGCCTGCTCAACGAACCGACCGCTGCCGCCGTGGCCTATGGCCTGGACAAGGGCGCCGAGGGGGTGGTGGCCATCTATGACCTGGGTGGCGGTACCTTCGACATCTCCATCCTGCGCCTGACCCGCGGCGTGTTCGAGGTGCTGGCCACCGGCGGCGACAGCGCCCTGGGTGGCGATGACTTCGACCACGCCATCGCTGGCTGGATCATCGAGCAGGCCGGCCTGTCCAGTGACCTCGATCCCTCCATGCAGCGCAGCCTGTTGCAGGCCGCCTGTGCCGCCAAGGAAGCCCTGACGAGCAGTGCTGCGGTCGAGGTGCGCCATGGCGGCTGGTCCGGTGAGCTGAGTCGCGCCCGCTTCGAGGCGCTGGTCGAGCCGCTGATCGCACGCAGCCTCAAGGCCTGTCGCCGCGCGGTGCGCGATGCCGGCATCGAGCTCGAGGAGGTCGAGGCGGTGGTCATGGTCGGCGGCTCCACCCGGGTGCCGCGTGTGCGCGCGGCGGTGGGCGAGCTGTTCGGTCGCGAGCCGCTGACCGACATCGATCCGGATCAGGTGGTGGCCATCGGTGCCGCCATCCAGGCCGATACCCTGGCCGGTAACCAGCGTGGCGCCGGGGACGAGTTACTGCTGCTCGACGTGATCCCGCTGTCCCTGGGGCTGGAGACCATGGGGGGGCTGATGGAGAAGGTGGTGCCGCGCAACACCACCATCCCGGTGGCGCGGGCCCAGGACTTCACCACCTACAAGGATGGCCAGACCGCCATGGTCATCCATGTCCTGCAGGGCGAGCGCGAGCTGGTCAAGGACTGCCGCTCGCTGGCGCGCTTCGAGTTGCGCGGGATTCCGCCGATGGTCGCCGGTGCGGCGAAGATCCGCGTGACCTTCCAGGTCGATGCCGATGGCCTGCTCAGTGTCGCCGCCCGCGAGCTGGGCTCGGGTGTGGAGGCGAGCATCCAGGTCAAGCCGTCCTATGGCCTGACCGACGGCGAGATCGCCCGCATGCTGCAGGACTCCTTCCAGAACGCCGGGGGGGACAAGGTCGCCCGCGCCCTGCGCGAGCAGCAGGTCGAGGCCGAGCGGCTGCTCGAGGCCGTGCAGTCGGCGCTGGATGCCGATGGCGAGCGGCTGCTCAGCGAGGAAGAGCGCATCGCCATCCTTGCCGCCATGGACGAGCTGCGCGAACAGGCGGCCGGCAACGACGCCCACGCCATCGAGCAACAGGCCAAGCGCCTGGCACAGATTACCGATGCCTTCGCCGCCCGGCGCATGGACGCCACCGTCAAGGCGGCGCTGTCCGGGCGCAAGCTCAACGAAATCGAGGACAACTGA
- the hscB gene encoding co-chaperone HscB: MGSPCHFALFELQPTFRLDQAQLSARYRELAKAVHPDRFADAGEREQRLALEQSARLNEAYQTLKSAPRRALYLLALRGRELPLEVTVQDPEFLLQQMRWREELEDLQDSADLAGVAAFKKRLKLAQDELDAGFAACWDDAARRDEAERLVRRMQFLDKLAHEVRDLEERLDD; the protein is encoded by the coding sequence GTGGGCAGTCCCTGTCATTTCGCGCTATTCGAGCTGCAGCCGACGTTCCGCCTGGATCAGGCGCAGCTGTCGGCGCGCTATCGCGAGTTGGCCAAGGCCGTGCACCCGGATCGCTTCGCCGATGCCGGCGAGCGCGAGCAGCGCCTGGCGCTGGAGCAGTCGGCGCGCCTCAACGAGGCCTACCAGACCCTGAAGAGTGCGCCGCGGCGCGCCCTCTATCTGCTGGCCCTGCGCGGCCGCGAGCTGCCGCTGGAAGTGACGGTGCAGGATCCCGAGTTCCTCCTGCAGCAGATGCGCTGGCGCGAGGAGCTGGAGGACCTGCAGGACAGCGCCGACCTGGCCGGCGTGGCGGCGTTCAAGAAGCGCCTGAAACTGGCTCAGGACGAGCTGGATGCGGGCTTCGCCGCCTGCTGGGACGATGCCGCGCGCCGCGACGAGGCGGAACGCCTGGTGCGGCGCATGCAGTTCCTCGACAAGCTGGCCCACGAAGTGCGCGACCTCGAAGAGCGCCTCGACGACTAA
- the iscA gene encoding iron-sulfur cluster assembly protein IscA gives MAITMTEAAARHVQRSLDGRGKGEGIRLGVRTTGCSGLAYVLEFVDEVANEDQVFESFGVKVIIDPKSLTYLDGTELDFVREGLNEGFKFNNPNVRGECGCGESFNV, from the coding sequence ATGGCCATCACCATGACTGAAGCCGCCGCCCGCCACGTGCAGCGTTCCCTGGACGGGCGCGGCAAGGGCGAGGGTATCCGCCTCGGCGTGCGTACCACCGGCTGCTCGGGCCTGGCCTATGTGCTGGAGTTCGTCGACGAGGTGGCGAACGAGGATCAGGTGTTCGAGAGCTTCGGCGTCAAGGTGATCATCGACCCGAAGAGCCTCACCTACCTCGACGGTACCGAGCTGGACTTCGTCCGCGAGGGCCTCAACGAAGGCTTCAAGTTCAACAACCCCAACGTGCGCGGCGAATGCGGCTGCGGCGAGAGCTTCAACGTCTAA
- the iscU gene encoding Fe-S cluster assembly scaffold IscU produces MAYSEKVIDHYENPRNVGKLDAEDPNVGTGMVGAPACGDVMRLQIKVNEQGVIEDAKFKTYGCGSAIASSSLATEWMKGKTLDEAETIKNTQLAEELALPPVKIHCSVLAEDAIKAAVRDYKQKKGLL; encoded by the coding sequence ATGGCATACAGTGAAAAGGTCATCGACCACTACGAGAACCCGCGCAACGTCGGCAAGCTCGACGCCGAGGACCCCAATGTCGGTACCGGCATGGTCGGCGCCCCGGCCTGCGGCGACGTGATGCGCCTGCAGATCAAGGTCAACGAGCAGGGCGTGATTGAAGACGCCAAGTTCAAGACCTACGGCTGCGGCTCGGCCATCGCCTCCAGCTCCCTGGCCACCGAGTGGATGAAGGGCAAGACCCTGGACGAAGCCGAAACCATCAAGAACACCCAGCTGGCCGAGGAGCTGGCCCTGCCGCCGGTGAAGATTCACTGCTCCGTGCTCGCCGAGGACGCCATCAAGGCGGCCGTGCGTGACTACAAGCAGAAGAAAGGTCTGCTCTGA
- a CDS encoding IscS subfamily cysteine desulfurase codes for MRLPIYLDYSATTPVDPRVAQKMSECLLVDGNFGNPASRSHVFGWKAEEAVENARRQVAELVNADPREIVWTSGATESDNLGIKGVAHFYGSKGKHIITSKIEHKAVLDTCRQLEREGFEVTYIEPGEDGLITPAMVEAALREDTILVSVMHVNNEIGTINDIAAIGELTRSRGVLLHVDAAQSTGKVEIDLEKMKVDLMSFSAHKTYGPKGIGALYVRRKPRVRLEAMIHGGGHERGMRSGTLATHQIVGMGEAFHIAKQEMVQENQRILALRDRFYKQVEGMEELYVNGSLTQRVPHNLNLSFNYVEGESLIMALKDLAVSSGSACTSASLEPSYVLRALGRNDELAHSSIRFTFGRFTTEEEVDYAASKIREAVDKLRELSPLWDMFKEGVDLSKVEWQAH; via the coding sequence ATGAGATTGCCGATTTACCTCGACTACTCCGCCACTACTCCGGTCGACCCGCGCGTGGCGCAGAAGATGAGCGAGTGCCTGCTGGTGGATGGCAACTTTGGCAACCCAGCATCGCGCTCCCACGTGTTCGGCTGGAAGGCCGAGGAAGCGGTGGAGAACGCCCGTCGCCAGGTCGCCGAGCTGGTCAATGCCGACCCGCGCGAGATCGTCTGGACCTCCGGTGCCACCGAGTCCGACAACCTAGGCATCAAGGGTGTCGCGCACTTCTATGGCAGCAAGGGCAAGCACATCATCACCTCGAAGATCGAGCACAAGGCAGTGCTGGACACCTGCCGCCAGCTGGAGCGCGAAGGCTTCGAGGTGACCTACATCGAGCCGGGCGAAGACGGCCTGATCACCCCGGCCATGGTCGAGGCGGCGCTGCGCGAGGACACCATCCTGGTGTCGGTCATGCACGTCAACAACGAGATCGGCACCATCAACGACATCGCCGCCATCGGCGAGCTGACCCGTTCGCGCGGCGTGCTGCTGCATGTCGATGCTGCCCAGTCCACCGGCAAGGTGGAGATCGACCTGGAGAAGATGAAGGTCGACCTGATGTCCTTCTCCGCGCACAAGACCTATGGCCCCAAGGGCATCGGCGCCCTTTATGTGCGTCGCAAGCCGCGCGTGCGTCTGGAAGCCATGATCCATGGCGGCGGCCACGAGCGCGGCATGCGCTCCGGCACCCTGGCCACCCACCAGATCGTCGGCATGGGTGAGGCTTTCCATATCGCCAAGCAGGAGATGGTGCAGGAGAACCAGCGCATCCTCGCCCTGCGCGACCGCTTCTACAAGCAGGTCGAAGGCATGGAGGAGCTGTACGTGAACGGCAGCCTGACCCAGCGCGTGCCGCACAACCTGAATCTGAGCTTCAACTACGTGGAAGGCGAGTCGCTGATCATGGCGCTCAAGGATCTGGCGGTCTCCTCCGGTTCCGCCTGTACCTCCGCCTCGCTGGAGCCCTCCTACGTGCTGCGCGCCCTGGGCCGCAACGACGAACTGGCACACAGCTCGATCCGCTTCACCTTCGGCCGCTTCACCACCGAGGAAGAAGTCGACTATGCCGCGTCGAAGATTCGCGAAGCCGTCGACAAGCTGCGCGAGCTGTCGCCGCTGTGGGACATGTTCAAAGAAGGTGTCGACCTTTCCAAGGTCGAATGGCAGGCACACTGA
- the iscR gene encoding Fe-S cluster assembly transcriptional regulator IscR has translation MRLTTKGRYAVTAMLDLALHAQNGPVSLADISERQGISLSYLEQLFAKLRRGNLVSSVRGPGGGYQLSRDMRVIQVAQVIDAVNESVDATRCQGMGDCHSGDTCLTHHLWCDLSQQIHEFLSGISLADLVTRREVQEVAQRQDLRRCNGRMPQLDKIEASAIE, from the coding sequence ATGCGTCTGACCACCAAAGGCCGTTACGCCGTCACAGCCATGCTCGATCTGGCGCTGCATGCGCAGAACGGGCCTGTGTCGCTTGCCGACATCTCCGAGCGGCAGGGCATTTCCCTGTCCTATCTGGAGCAGCTGTTCGCCAAGCTGCGCCGTGGCAACCTGGTCAGCAGCGTGCGCGGTCCGGGTGGTGGTTACCAGTTGTCGCGCGACATGCGGGTGATCCAGGTGGCCCAGGTCATCGATGCGGTCAACGAGTCGGTCGATGCGACCCGCTGCCAGGGCATGGGCGATTGCCACTCCGGCGATACCTGTCTGACCCACCACCTGTGGTGCGACCTCAGTCAGCAGATTCACGAATTCCTCAGCGGCATCAGCCTGGCTGACCTGGTGACCCGGCGCGAAGTGCAGGAAGTCGCCCAGCGCCAGGACCTGCGCCGCTGCAACGGCAGGATGCCGCAGCTGGACAAGATCGAAGCGTCCGCCATCGAGTGA